The Pukyongia salina genome segment CGACCTTCTTCCTGGGAAGCCGAGCGAGGGAAGAATTCGTACCAGGTACTAAAGCGCGCCTTTAATCTGTCTACGTAGGTAGAGTATTCGTCACTTTCACTTAAGATCCCTTTAGCAGGATATTTGGTGAGGAGCTGGTGAAGTTTGTGCGATATAGCCATTTCTACGGCTTTCGGATAGGCTCCGGGATGCCTGAATGAAGCCACACAATCTTTTAAGAAAGTAGTTTCAGTTGCCGCGGCATCTTTCATAATACTTTCCAGATAGAGCGCTCCTTCAAGAAGTTCGGAGGTAACTGTTTGTCCATCTTCCAGTTTACGGGTAATCCCATGTTGCCAATTGAGGCCGTGATCAACCCAGGCTTCGATCTTGTATTTATACACGCCTTGCTTTGAAACTGTGAACGCAGCAGACCAGCTATCATTAACATTGGGTTGCATGCGTACCTCTTTCCATTTATTCTCCTTAGCATGCTTATATCGAACCGAAGCGGCTATGATGTCATGTCCGTCCGCAAAGATATCTGCTGTCACCGGTACTGTTTCGTTTACAACAGATTTCACTGGATATTCTCCGTTATTGATAAGCGGAGTGATATTTTCGATAATAACCCTGGATTGGCTATACATAATTCGTTGATTTTTCAGGCCGTAAAGGTATGAAACATAGGCTATTTTAGCTTTGGACTAGGGTAAAACTTACTACAACGTTAGAGTAGTAACAGTTCACGCAACTTGTGTAGCCTATGCCTGCATTTTCGTTATATTTATGATTATAATTCGGCTATTCTTTAATGATCTTTTTGGTAATATTTCCTTCGGAAGAGGACACTTTCATATAATAGATCCCCGAGGCGAACTGCGACAAATCCACACGTAGCGTTCCCTGGTTATCGCTGTGGTCCTGCCATAACATTTTTCCGAAGTTATCAAAAATTGAAATCTCAACTTCCGAAAGATCTGCTGGTAGATTTACATTTAATGTATCATGGACCGGATTTGGGTAGACCTTAATGCTTTCAAGAGCGTTGGCCCCAATTGCCAATATAACCCCTTCTGTCTTAAACCACGAAAAGGCATCACTAATGTTGGCGGCCGTAACGATATCTGCTACCAGGTCTCCATCAATATCTGCCGAAGTTATGGCAAAGGCCCCATTACTATAAGTAGGGTCACTACTTATCACTGCTCCGGTAAAAACACCACTGCCATCATTTTCATACCAGGCAAAAGCATCGCCGGTGATGGCTGCTGTGATAATATCCATATCTCCGTCCTGTTCCAGGTCTACCAATGATAATCCACGCGGACCAATAGAAAAGCTACTCGTATTATCGATAATATGAGTTGTAAAATTCTCACTACCGTCATTTTCGTACCATAAGAACTGATCTGCATTATTACTACCGGCCGCTATATCCATATCGCCATCACCATCCAGATCGGCCACGTCTACTGCGGTAGCACCATTAGCATTCACCGAATCATCTATGGTATGTGGCGTGAACACTCCGTTTCCGTCATTTTCATACCAGGAAAAGGTATCGCCGGCAAAAGCCGCCACCACTATGTCCGGGTAGGTATCCTCATTTACATCGGCTACTTTTGCCACTCTCACCCCGTTCGTACGGTTATCACCTACACTTAAGACATTAAGAATTAAGAAATTTTCGTTTCCATCGTTAGCATAGACAACTAGGGCGTCGCCTGCATTGGCTCCCCCAACTATATCCATATCGCCGTCATCGTCGAAATCTGCTGCTCCTATGCTATATGCTTCGTTGGCATAAGACGAATTATCTATAACGTGAGGTGTAAAAAGACCGCTGCCATCGTTTTCATACCAAAGGTATGCATCGGCATTGGAGGAGGTAGCCAGAATATCCAGATCACCGTCCTCGTCGAGATCGAAGCTGGTAGCAAAACGCGCTCCATCGGCTGTGGCTCCGTTATCGATGGTGCTTCTGGTGAAATTTCCATTGCCGTCATTTCTATATATAGAGAAATGATCGGCCTGATAAGCTCCGCCTATCACATCTATATCGCCATCGCCGTCGAAATCGCCTGTAGTAACTGTGTTTGCGGCGTTAGCAGTAGGCTCGGCATTGTCTATAATATTTGGACTGAATGTTATTTGGGCGAGTAGGAAAGATGAGGAAAGAAAAAGGGTAACTAAGGTGGTTAGATATTTCATCAAAGGATTTTTTTTGGTTCTTATAAATATAATTCAAAAAAACCCATAAAAAAAGCGGCTCGCAATGCGGCCGCCTTAACTTTAAACTGTTAGGAGTAATACGTATTAATGATCGTCGCTGGTTTCGATGGCGATAACCGACTTAGCCGCCGGTACAACCCCGGTATCATTGAAATCGAGGCTTGCGGAGTTCGACATAAGGATCACAGAGAAATGTTCGGTGTTGGTGAAATCATTTTCGGCTATGATCACTTCCTTTAATGTTTTGATTTTTGAGATCTCTGACGGAAGTTCCCCGGATAATTTATTATCAAAAACGTTGAAAACCTCTAAATTTTTCAAATTTTTAAGCGATCCGGGTAACGATCCCGTCAAGAAGTTACTACTTAGATGTAATTGTTTAAGATTATTAAGTGCTCCAAGCGACTCGGGAACATTGCCGGTAAGGGCGTTGCCGTTAAAGGCCAGCATTTCAAGTTTGCTTAAATTACCTAGCGAGGCAGGTAAAGTGCCTGAGATCCGATTGAAGGATAACTCTAAGATCCTTAGGTTTTTAAGTTCACCTATCGATTCGGGTAGAGTACCACTAATATTGTTGAATAATAAGGAAAGACCGGTAACAGTGTTATTTTCCACTGTAACACCCTGCCAGTCGGCTACGGGTGCGGTAATATCCCATGATTGGTTCCAGTTTTTTCCGTTAGTTGAATGATAAAACTCAAGTAGAGCTTGTCTTTCTGCTGGGGCAACCTGTGCGCTAAGAACTACTGTGAGAAGTAGCATAAGCAAGGTAGAAATAGACTTTTTCATTGGTTGAGGTTCAGATTTTACTTACAATAATGTGTAAATAAAGTCATATTCTCGCTAACAGACAAAAAAAATCGATGAAATGCACTATTTATTTCTATAATTGTAGGATATTTTGTAGGAAATCTATGTTTACCTCGTGCCCACCTTCAAAGGATCGTACCTCCATTCTACTCCCAAACAAGCTTGAGCCTCTTTTTATTTCTTCGGAAAGACGGGTAGGAGTGATATAAGGATCCTGGTCACCATGCATAAATAATACTTTGGTGGATGCGTCCATATAATTGAAATCTTCCGGTTTTAGTTCCTTCGGAATTCCACCCGAGTGCAATACCAGTTGCTTACATTGAATTTTCCTACTCGCTATCCATCGTGTAGCTATCGAAACACCTTGTGAATATCCAAGGATAAAAAGGGAAGAGGGATTGGTGATATTTTCAGCTTCCCAGACCGCATCCACATAGGCCAGAACATTTTTCGTCTCGGCCAGAGTATCCTCTCGTGTAAGCCATGAAGCTCCAACATGTTTGGAATCGGTATTCAGGTAGTATTTAGAAGGTGCCTGTGGGGCGATAATGTAATTGGTTTCCGGATCAAGAGTGGAGAAGAACCTGGCAAAATAACGACTTAAATGGCCCATACCATGAAATACCATCCACACATTCAAGGTTTTATGATCATAATTATTAAGCGTGGAATAGGAGGCTGATGCCTTATAAGTTACCCTTTTTTCTAAGGCCATTCTTCAGTTCGTTTTGTATTTTTACAAATGTAAACGAATCCTATGAACAACTCAAAAGAAGAAATACTTGCGGCATGCGCGGCCATGTGTAAAAACACCTTAATAGAAACCCTGGGTATCGAATTCATCGATGTTACCGATGAGACGGTGGTAGCACGTATGCCGGTAAATTCAACTGTTCATCAGCCCGACGGGGTCTTACACGGTGGTGCTTCAGTCGCCCTGGCTGAAAGCGTGGGCAGCATGGCATCTGTTTTGTTTATGAAAGGGCAAGAAGTAAGCATACGCGGTATTGAGATATCGGCCAATCACGTAAAAAGTGTAAGCGAAGGTTATGTATATGCAAAGGCGAAAATCCTGCATAAGGGGAGAACTATTCAATTATGGTCAATTCCGATAGTAAACGAAAAGGATGAATTGATCTCTATGGTGAAACTTACAACCATCACCCTGAAAAAGTAACCGGATGAGAGCAGATCTTTTGCTTGGTAAATTGGAACAACATTATAGACAACAGTTACCCTTCGTTATCTATGCGTTACCCGGAAGTATGATGGTGACAGGTCTTTTTCAGCATACCAAGGAACTATATAGCACAACCACTTTATCGGAAAAAGGATTTGTAATGGCTCCATTTTACAATTCATCGTCCTTACCGCTTATCCCTGTAAATCGGAGTGAACAAATAAAAGCGGATCTGCGCCCTCTCCGACTAGAAGGAGTACATAAAGAGATCGCAGAAGATGAGGATTCGAGAACCAGACATATTGCATTGGTCTCTAAAGCTATTGAAACTCTTACTACTTCAGAATTGAAAAAAGTAGTGGTGAGCCGGAAGCAAGACCTGCCGTTACGAAGTTTCGATATTATTACGTTTACTAGTGTACTTTTTTCTGAAAATACGGATGCTTTCAGGTATCTGTGGTTTCATCCGAAAACAGGGATGTGGTGTGCAGCCACCCCGGAATTACTACTCTCGGTTGCAGACAAAACATTTAAGACGATGTCCCTGGCAGGAACTCGTTCAAAAGTAAAGCACGGGGATCAACAATGGACAAATAAAGAAATTGAAGAACAAGAACTGGTGACCCAAGCGATACTCCGTGATCTGAAGCCTTTTACTTCCGATATCGAAATTTCTGAGACCTATACCAGCTCTGCAGCGACGTTAGAACATCTTCGAACCGATATTAGCGGGGTTTTAGATCCCAGTGCCAGTATTAAGCAGGTGGTCGATACACTACACCCCACTCCGGCGGTTTGTGGTACTCCCGCTAAAAAGGCCCTGGAATTTATCGAAACGTTCGAAGGTTATGATCGTGCATTTTACACAGGTTATGTAGGGCCTGTAAATCTGGATTCTTCTACTAGTAATCTGTTTGTAAACCTTCGATGTATGCGCCTGTCCAATAAGGAAGCATCTATTTATACCGGTGGGGGGATCACAGTACTTTCCGATCCTATTTCAGAATGGAAAGAGACTTGTAACAAACAGCAAACCATGTTAAAACTACTAGGGGAGTTTCTTTAAATAATTAAGTGGGCTTCGTACCTTTGCAATAATGAAATTCTCCAGTAAGCGCCTCTCGCAAACCATCACTCAGTTGTGCCTCATAAAGGAGATCGATCATATTGTGATATCTCCTGGATCCAGAAACGCTCCTTTAACGATTGGATTTACGGAACATCCTTCCTTTACATGCTTTAGTATAGTAGACGAGCGCTGTGCGGCATTCTTTGCGCTGGGAGTTGCCCAACAAATTAATAGACCGGTAGCGCTTATCTGTACTTCCGGATCTGCTTTATTAAATTACTACCCTGCTGTGGCAGAAGCCTTTTATAGTGATATTCCTTTGGTAGTGATTAGCGCAGACAGGCCGGAAAAGCTGGTTGAAATAGGGGATGGGCAAACTATTCGGCAGGAGAATGTGTATTCCAACCACATCCTTTATAGTGCAAATTGCAAGGACGGCGATGAATTCCAACTAAAAAATGAGACCGAGATCAACATAGCTCTTAATACGGCGATCGAATTACAGGGTCCGGTACATATTAATGCGCCCTTTGAAGAGCCGTTATACCATAAAACCGATGATCTGCTGGTTAGGCCTCAGCATGTTCCGGCCCGCACTATGGAGGCTTCCGAGCCTGATTTTAAGGAGTTAGCGCAAATTTGGAATTCGTCTTCCCAAAAGTTAATACTAACAGGAACTTTACCGCCTTTGTCTATAGATGATCAGGTCACTGCTCAATTGGCGTCAAGAGATGATCTGCTCGTATTTACCGAAGCTACATCCAATTGGCACCACCCTAATTTTATCCCTGCTATCGATCAGTTGATAACGGCGCTTAACCCGGAAGAGTTCGAAGCCTTACAGCCCGAATTGCTCATCACTTTTGGAGGCATGGTGATCTCTAAGCGAATTAAGGCGTATCTAAGAAAATATAAGCCAAAACATCATTGGCATATCAATAAGAAGAAAGCATTCGACACGTATTTTTCGTTAAGCGAGCACCTTAGGATGGATCCTAATACCTTTTTCAGAAAATTTCTACCCTTACTACAGCCTGCCCACTCCAATTACCAAAGTTCCTGGTTGCAGATAAGAAAGTATCGCCTCGAGAAACACACCGAATATCTGGGTACGGTAACATATTCGGATATCAGGGCATATAGCCTGGTTTTTAATTCGCTCCCGAAAGGTTGCCAGTTACAACTGGCCAATAGCGCGACGGTTCGGTACGCTCAATTATTCGAACTTAAAAATCAACCAGAAGTTTTTTGCAATCGCGGAACGAGTGGTATTGACGGAAGTACGAGTACGGCCATAGGAGCTGCGGTAGCCTCGGGCAAACAAACCGTTTATGTAAGTGGTGACCTCAGTTTTTTCTATGACAGTAATGCGCTATGGAACCAATACATACCCAAAGATCTCAGAATAATTGTTATCAATAATTCGGGTGGCGGGATATTTAGGATTTTACCGGGCGCCAAGAGTGCAGCTCATTTTAAAACTTACTTTGAGACCTCGCATAATCTAAACGCAGCTAATTTATGCGAAATGTATGATATCGAATATGCGGCCGTTTCGGATGAATTAAGCCTGAAGAATGAGTTATCTTCTTTTTATTCTGAATCGCATCGCCCCAGGCTATTGGAGATATTCACACCTCAGGAAGTGAATGATAAGGTGTTGCTAGATTATTTCGAATTTATACGATAACCTTTCCTTCGATAACATACTTTGCCCAGCTCTTTGCCGCATGCAGGTTGTTAAAGACCCGAAATGGCTTCCGGATGAAATTCTCCTCCATACTGGCCGTATTATACGAGAACTCGTTATAGGTTACAATGGCGATTCCCTTAAGATTAGGGATCATTTCCAAATATTTATAATCGTTGGGATCTACCGAATATGCATTTATTCTGTTTGAGATATAGACCACCGGCCGAAAACCAACCGCTTTCGCGACATCGATCAGCACGGACATCCCGTTTCGAATAGAGATATTAACATTCGCTTTTCCTTCCATGATCACTACATGATCATAGATCGAAATTTTACCAATCTCGGTGTTTAAAACCTTTCTTGGCATTTCCGGAGATCCGGTAACATTATCTGGGGCAATTGTCATCATAAGCAGGGGGGCTAATAATTAAATTTCAGGTTAAATGTAGGAAAATACCACACACATAAAAATATAATTAAGGTCACGGACATATATTTTCGATGAAATACAGTAATGTTTCGACCATCCGTTGATTTCGGTACCGGTTAGATTAATTAATATTCAGTAAAAACAAGATTTTGATAGGTAAGATTACCTTAATTAGCTATGAAGTAATTGTTTTCCCCAGAGATATGCCTCCGATACGTTATCGAATATTTCCATAGGTTTTCTGAAGAAGTTAAGTTCGAGCTCTGCGTTCTTTTTTCCTAGTTCGGTTGGAGTAACGATCGCAATACCTTTAAGTGTGGGAACTTTTTCAAGATAGACATAGTCATTAGGATTCACCGAATACGAATTTACCCGGTTGGCGATATATACAAATGGTCTGCTTCCTACATATTTGAGCCCCATCACCAGAATAGAAAATGCGGTTTTATACGATAAGGTAACACCTTCTTTGGCTTCAACGATTACTATATCCGTGTAGAAATAAACGGTTACAAGATCGGTTTTTAATACATGCTCTAGTTCCGCTTCTACGGTTAATTTGTGGGGATCTGCCATTTCCATTTGCACGTGAAATTACGGAATATCTTTAAAAAATCAATAGGATTCATGGCGATTAAATAACTAACTTTGCTGCCATGTTACAACTTGGAGAAT includes the following:
- a CDS encoding T9SS type A sorting domain-containing protein, coding for MKYLTTLVTLFLSSSFLLAQITFSPNIIDNAEPTANAANTVTTGDFDGDGDIDVIGGAYQADHFSIYRNDGNGNFTRSTIDNGATADGARFATSFDLDEDGDLDILATSSNADAYLWYENDGSGLFTPHVIDNSSYANEAYSIGAADFDDDGDMDIVGGANAGDALVVYANDGNENFLILNVLSVGDNRTNGVRVAKVADVNEDTYPDIVVAAFAGDTFSWYENDGNGVFTPHTIDDSVNANGATAVDVADLDGDGDMDIAAGSNNADQFLWYENDGSENFTTHIIDNTSSFSIGPRGLSLVDLEQDGDMDIITAAITGDAFAWYENDGSGVFTGAVISSDPTYSNGAFAITSADIDGDLVADIVTAANISDAFSWFKTEGVILAIGANALESIKVYPNPVHDTLNVNLPADLSEVEISIFDNFGKMLWQDHSDNQGTLRVDLSQFASGIYYMKVSSSEGNITKKIIKE
- a CDS encoding Two component regulator three Y domain protein, with product MKKSISTLLMLLLTVVLSAQVAPAERQALLEFYHSTNGKNWNQSWDITAPVADWQGVTVENNTVTGLSLLFNNISGTLPESIGELKNLRILELSFNRISGTLPASLGNLSKLEMLAFNGNALTGNVPESLGALNNLKQLHLSSNFLTGSLPGSLKNLKNLEVFNVFDNKLSGELPSEISKIKTLKEVIIAENDFTNTEHFSVILMSNSASLDFNDTGVVPAAKSVIAIETSDDH
- a CDS encoding alpha/beta hydrolase, with the translated sequence MALEKRVTYKASASYSTLNNYDHKTLNVWMVFHGMGHLSRYFARFFSTLDPETNYIIAPQAPSKYYLNTDSKHVGASWLTREDTLAETKNVLAYVDAVWEAENITNPSSLFILGYSQGVSIATRWIASRKIQCKQLVLHSGGIPKELKPEDFNYMDASTKVLFMHGDQDPYITPTRLSEEIKRGSSLFGSRMEVRSFEGGHEVNIDFLQNILQL
- a CDS encoding PaaI family thioesterase, with the translated sequence MNNSKEEILAACAAMCKNTLIETLGIEFIDVTDETVVARMPVNSTVHQPDGVLHGGASVALAESVGSMASVLFMKGQEVSIRGIEISANHVKSVSEGYVYAKAKILHKGRTIQLWSIPIVNEKDELISMVKLTTITLKK
- a CDS encoding isochorismate synthase, encoding MRADLLLGKLEQHYRQQLPFVIYALPGSMMVTGLFQHTKELYSTTTLSEKGFVMAPFYNSSSLPLIPVNRSEQIKADLRPLRLEGVHKEIAEDEDSRTRHIALVSKAIETLTTSELKKVVVSRKQDLPLRSFDIITFTSVLFSENTDAFRYLWFHPKTGMWCAATPELLLSVADKTFKTMSLAGTRSKVKHGDQQWTNKEIEEQELVTQAILRDLKPFTSDIEISETYTSSAATLEHLRTDISGVLDPSASIKQVVDTLHPTPAVCGTPAKKALEFIETFEGYDRAFYTGYVGPVNLDSSTSNLFVNLRCMRLSNKEASIYTGGGITVLSDPISEWKETCNKQQTMLKLLGEFL
- the menD gene encoding 2-succinyl-5-enolpyruvyl-6-hydroxy-3-cyclohexene-1-carboxylic-acid synthase yields the protein MKFSSKRLSQTITQLCLIKEIDHIVISPGSRNAPLTIGFTEHPSFTCFSIVDERCAAFFALGVAQQINRPVALICTSGSALLNYYPAVAEAFYSDIPLVVISADRPEKLVEIGDGQTIRQENVYSNHILYSANCKDGDEFQLKNETEINIALNTAIELQGPVHINAPFEEPLYHKTDDLLVRPQHVPARTMEASEPDFKELAQIWNSSSQKLILTGTLPPLSIDDQVTAQLASRDDLLVFTEATSNWHHPNFIPAIDQLITALNPEEFEALQPELLITFGGMVISKRIKAYLRKYKPKHHWHINKKKAFDTYFSLSEHLRMDPNTFFRKFLPLLQPAHSNYQSSWLQIRKYRLEKHTEYLGTVTYSDIRAYSLVFNSLPKGCQLQLANSATVRYAQLFELKNQPEVFCNRGTSGIDGSTSTAIGAAVASGKQTVYVSGDLSFFYDSNALWNQYIPKDLRIIVINNSGGGIFRILPGAKSAAHFKTYFETSHNLNAANLCEMYDIEYAAVSDELSLKNELSSFYSESHRPRLLEIFTPQEVNDKVLLDYFEFIR